Part of the Streptomyces sp. NBC_00457 genome, GCCGATGCATCCGTACGAGATCGCCCAGACCCTGCGCAGCCAGGGCAAGGACGCCAGTACGAAGACCAACTACGGCTCGCTCTACACCGTCGTGCAGAACCTCGAGAGGCACGGTTTCGTCGAGGTGACCGGTGTGGAACGCCAGGGCAACCGCCCCGAGCGCACGGTCTACGGGCTCACCGATGCCGGGCGCGAGGAGATGGCCGAGTGGCTGTCCGACCTGCTCGCCATCCCGGCGAAGGAGTACCCGATCTTCGAGACGGCGCTCTCGCTGATGGCGGCACTGCCTCCCGACGAGGTGGTGCGGCTCCTGGAGATGCGACTGAGCTCGCTGGAGGTGCAGGTGGCCAGTGGCCGGGGCGCGCTCGAGAAGCTCTACGAGACGCTGCCGAGGCTGTTCCTCGTCGAGGTCGAGTACCAACTGCACATGGT contains:
- a CDS encoding PadR family transcriptional regulator translates to MARKRRKLSNPLALAVMTTLWQKPMHPYEIAQTLRSQGKDASTKTNYGSLYTVVQNLERHGFVEVTGVERQGNRPERTVYGLTDAGREEMAEWLSDLLAIPAKEYPIFETALSLMAALPPDEVVRLLEMRLSSLEVQVASGRGALEKLYETLPRLFLVEVEYQLHMVEAQAEWVRGFLDEIRKGSLPGTEEWRHYHETGEWPPELT